From a single Brassica napus cultivar Da-Ae chromosome C9, Da-Ae, whole genome shotgun sequence genomic region:
- the LOC106389246 gene encoding regulatory protein NPR1 isoform X2 codes for MDSFAGFGNSYEFSSTSFFFTAPTDSSILYAPTAPDASALQLLSNSLESVFDSPESFYSDAKLVLSGGRELSFHRVLLAARSPFFRNALTTAVVKLELKEIAKDHVVGVDSVVAVLAYIYSGRVKPPPKGVSECADESCCHVSCRPAVDFMVEVLYIASVFEIHELATLYQRHLLDVVDKVVVIEDTLLVLKLSSICGEACKKLTDKCLEIIVKSDVDLVTLDKSLPQHIVKEIVKFRNDLGFEVPELEKHVLNIYKALDSDDVELVKMLLTEGHTNLDDAYALHFAVKYCDVKTANDLLDLEIADVNLRNPRGYTVLHVAAMRKEPDLILSLLTKGSRASETSLEGRTALLIAKQVTMLAEYNNLAEQCKPSLKGRICVEILEQADKGDPFPWDVSPSLAMADHELKMRLLDLENRVALAQRLFPTEAQVAMNIAQVKGTSEFTVSSLDPDYLAGAKRTSPFKILEEHQSRLKALSKTVELGKRFFPRCSAVLDQIMDSDDLTQLACGEGDTPEKRLQKKQRYMEIQETVKKAYTEDKEEHGNSSLSASSSSTSKSKAGKRSKLYHRRR; via the exons ATGGATTCCTTTGCTGGATTCGGCAATTCTTATGAATTCAGCAGCACTAGCTTCTTCTTCACCGCACCCACCGACTCATCTATTCTTTATGCCCCCACCGCACCCGATGCATCGGCGCTGCAACTTCTCTCCAACAGCCTCGAGTCCGTCTTTGACTCGCCGGAATCTTTCTACAGCGACGCCAAGCTTGTTCTCTCCGGCGGACGGGAATTATCCTTCCACCGCGTTCTTCTCGCAGCGAGGAGCCCCTTCTTCAGAAACGCGCTGACCACCGCCGTCGTGAAGCTCGAGCTGAAGGAGATCGCCAAGGATCACGTCGTCGGCGTTGACTCGGTGGTCGCCGTTTTAGCGTACATTTACAGCGGCAGAGTGAAGCCGCCGCCGAAAGGAGTCTCCGAATGCGCAGACGAGAGTTGCTGCCACGTGTCCTGCCG GCCGGCGGTGGATTTCATGGTGGAGGTTCTGTATATAGCTTCCGTCTTCGAGATTCATGAACTAGCTACGCTCTACCAGAGGCATTTACTGGACGTTGTAGACAAAGTTGTTGTAATAGAGGACACATTGCTCGTACTCAAGCTTTCTAGTATCTGTGGTGAAGCTTGCAAGAAGCTAACAGATAAGTGCTTAGAGATTATTGTCAAGTCTGATGTCGACTTAGTTACTCTTGACAAGTCATTGCCGCAACACATCGTCAAAGAGATAGTTAAATTCCGTAACGATCTCGGCTTTGAGGTGCCTGAGCTAGAGAAACATGTCTTGAATATATACAAGGCACTTGACTCTGACGATGTCGAGCTTGTCAAGATGCTTTTGACCGAAGGCCACACTAATCTTGATGATGCCTACGCTCTTCATTTCGCTGTTAAGTATTGCGATGTCAAGACCGCGAATGATCTCCTTGACCTAGAGATTGCCGACGTTAACCTTAGGAATCCAAGGGGATATACGGTGCTTCATGTTGCCGCCATGCGCAAGGAGCCTGATCTGATACTATCTCTATTGACAAAAGGGTCACGTGCATCGGAAACGTCTTTGGAAGGTAGAACGGCTCTCTTGATTGCGAAGCAAGTCACTATGTTGGCTGAGTATAATAATCTTGCGGAGCAATGCAAGCCTTCTCTCAAAGGTAGGATATGCGTGGAGATACTAGAGCAAGCGGACAAAGGAGATCCATTTCCTTGGGATGTTTCTCCCTCTCTTGCAATGGCGGACCATGAACTCAAGATGAGGCTGCTCGATCTTGAAAACAGAG TTGCACTGGCTCAACGTCTCTTCCCAACGGAAGCACAAGTTGCAATGAATATCGCCCAAGTGAAGGGAACATCCGAGTTCACTGTGTCTAGCCTCGACCCTGACTATCTCGCTGGTGCAAAGAGAACATCACCTTTTAAAATCCTAGAAGAGCATCAAAGCAGATTAAAAGCGCTTTCTAAAACCG TGGAACTGGGGAAACGCTTCTTCCCACGATGTTCGGCAGTACTTGATCAGATTATGGACTCTGACGATTTGACTCAGCTGGCTTGCGGAGAAGGCGACACACCTGAGAAAAGATTACAAAAGAAGCAGAGGTACATGGAAATACAGGAGACTGTGAAGAAGGCCTATACTGAGGACAAGGAGGAACATGGAAATTCCTCTCTCTCAGCTTCGTCTTCTTCCACGTCCAAATCAAAAGCTGGAAAGAGGTCTAAACTCTACCATCGGCGTCGCTGA
- the LOC106389246 gene encoding regulatory protein NPR1 isoform X1, with protein sequence MDSFAGFGNSYEFSSTSFFFTAPTDSSILYAPTAPDASALQLLSNSLESVFDSPESFYSDAKLVLSGGRELSFHRVLLAARSPFFRNALTTAVVKLELKEIAKDHVVGVDSVVAVLAYIYSGRVKPPPKGVSECADESCCHVSCRPAVDFMVEVLYIASVFEIHELATLYQRHLLDVVDKVVVIEDTLLVLKLSSICGEACKKLTDKCLEIIVKSDVDLVTLDKSLPQHIVKEIVKFRNDLGFEVPELEKHVLNIYKALDSDDVELVKMLLTEGHTNLDDAYALHFAVKYCDVKTANDLLDLEIADVNLRNPRGYTVLHVAAMRKEPDLILSLLTKGSRASETSLEGRTALLIAKQVTMLAEYNNLAEQCKPSLKGRICVEILEQADKGDPFPWDVSPSLAMADHELKMRLLDLENRGIALAQRLFPTEAQVAMNIAQVKGTSEFTVSSLDPDYLAGAKRTSPFKILEEHQSRLKALSKTVELGKRFFPRCSAVLDQIMDSDDLTQLACGEGDTPEKRLQKKQRYMEIQETVKKAYTEDKEEHGNSSLSASSSSTSKSKAGKRSKLYHRRR encoded by the exons ATGGATTCCTTTGCTGGATTCGGCAATTCTTATGAATTCAGCAGCACTAGCTTCTTCTTCACCGCACCCACCGACTCATCTATTCTTTATGCCCCCACCGCACCCGATGCATCGGCGCTGCAACTTCTCTCCAACAGCCTCGAGTCCGTCTTTGACTCGCCGGAATCTTTCTACAGCGACGCCAAGCTTGTTCTCTCCGGCGGACGGGAATTATCCTTCCACCGCGTTCTTCTCGCAGCGAGGAGCCCCTTCTTCAGAAACGCGCTGACCACCGCCGTCGTGAAGCTCGAGCTGAAGGAGATCGCCAAGGATCACGTCGTCGGCGTTGACTCGGTGGTCGCCGTTTTAGCGTACATTTACAGCGGCAGAGTGAAGCCGCCGCCGAAAGGAGTCTCCGAATGCGCAGACGAGAGTTGCTGCCACGTGTCCTGCCG GCCGGCGGTGGATTTCATGGTGGAGGTTCTGTATATAGCTTCCGTCTTCGAGATTCATGAACTAGCTACGCTCTACCAGAGGCATTTACTGGACGTTGTAGACAAAGTTGTTGTAATAGAGGACACATTGCTCGTACTCAAGCTTTCTAGTATCTGTGGTGAAGCTTGCAAGAAGCTAACAGATAAGTGCTTAGAGATTATTGTCAAGTCTGATGTCGACTTAGTTACTCTTGACAAGTCATTGCCGCAACACATCGTCAAAGAGATAGTTAAATTCCGTAACGATCTCGGCTTTGAGGTGCCTGAGCTAGAGAAACATGTCTTGAATATATACAAGGCACTTGACTCTGACGATGTCGAGCTTGTCAAGATGCTTTTGACCGAAGGCCACACTAATCTTGATGATGCCTACGCTCTTCATTTCGCTGTTAAGTATTGCGATGTCAAGACCGCGAATGATCTCCTTGACCTAGAGATTGCCGACGTTAACCTTAGGAATCCAAGGGGATATACGGTGCTTCATGTTGCCGCCATGCGCAAGGAGCCTGATCTGATACTATCTCTATTGACAAAAGGGTCACGTGCATCGGAAACGTCTTTGGAAGGTAGAACGGCTCTCTTGATTGCGAAGCAAGTCACTATGTTGGCTGAGTATAATAATCTTGCGGAGCAATGCAAGCCTTCTCTCAAAGGTAGGATATGCGTGGAGATACTAGAGCAAGCGGACAAAGGAGATCCATTTCCTTGGGATGTTTCTCCCTCTCTTGCAATGGCGGACCATGAACTCAAGATGAGGCTGCTCGATCTTGAAAACAGAGGTA TTGCACTGGCTCAACGTCTCTTCCCAACGGAAGCACAAGTTGCAATGAATATCGCCCAAGTGAAGGGAACATCCGAGTTCACTGTGTCTAGCCTCGACCCTGACTATCTCGCTGGTGCAAAGAGAACATCACCTTTTAAAATCCTAGAAGAGCATCAAAGCAGATTAAAAGCGCTTTCTAAAACCG TGGAACTGGGGAAACGCTTCTTCCCACGATGTTCGGCAGTACTTGATCAGATTATGGACTCTGACGATTTGACTCAGCTGGCTTGCGGAGAAGGCGACACACCTGAGAAAAGATTACAAAAGAAGCAGAGGTACATGGAAATACAGGAGACTGTGAAGAAGGCCTATACTGAGGACAAGGAGGAACATGGAAATTCCTCTCTCTCAGCTTCGTCTTCTTCCACGTCCAAATCAAAAGCTGGAAAGAGGTCTAAACTCTACCATCGGCGTCGCTGA